The Nerophis lumbriciformis linkage group LG05, RoL_Nlum_v2.1, whole genome shotgun sequence genome contains a region encoding:
- the rbm17 gene encoding splicing factor 45 isoform X3 has protein sequence MSLYDDLGVGASDTKTEGWSKNFKLLQSQLKVKKATLTQAKTHRTKQTTVLAPVIDLKRGGPSEDRPVVDTPPHIAVGIKDPVPSGFSSGDVLIPLADEYDPMFPNDYEKVMKRHRDERQRQREQERLKEIEDREKKRKERHEGGAPTGFSRFPAAEEDSDEEDDFEKERRKRSMGGAAIAPPSSLVDRDGPPSFSYEDEGRPARGSKAAIPPPMYEDSDRPRSPPAPTSSFLSNMGGTVAHKIMQKYGFKEGQGLGKHEQGLSTALSVEKTSKRGGKIIIGDAAEKAAGPLPPSAVDIGGTDSKKSDANPLTEILKCPTKVVLLRNMVGRGEVDEDLEGETKEECEKYGKVIKCVIFEIAEVPDDEAVRIFLEFERVESAIKAVVDLNGRYFGGRVVKACFYNQDKFQVYKLGE, from the exons ATGTCGCTGTATGATGACCTTGGCGTGGGTGCCAGTGACACCAAAACCGAAGGATGGTCCAAAAACTTCAAGCTCCTGCAATCCCAGCTGAAGGTGAAGAAGGCAACACTGACCCAAGCTAAG ACTCATCGGACCAAGCAGACGACCGTCTTGGCTCCGGTCATCGATTTGAAGCGAGGAGGCCCCAGTGAAGATAGGCCGGTCGTAGACACACCTCCACATATTGCTGTTGGCATTAAG GATCCGGTGCCCAGCGGCTTCTCATCTGGAGATGTGCTGATCCCGCTCGCAGACGAGTACGATCCGATGTTTCCTAACGACTACGAGAAGGTGATGAAGCGGCACAGGGATGAACGGCAGCGTCAGAGGGAGCAGGAGAGGCTGAAGGAGATAGAGGACAGAGAAAA AAAACGAAAAGAAAGACACGAAGGAGGGGCGCCGACTGGCTTCTCCAGATTCCCAGCAGCAGAGGAAGACTCTGATGAGGAGGATGATTTCGAGAAAGAGCGGCGGAAACGAA GTATGGGTGGTGCTGCCATTGCCCCGCCTTCATCGCTTGTGGACAGAGATG GCCCACCCTCATTCTCGTATGAGGACGAGGGTCGCCCCGCCAGAGGCTCAAAGGCCGCCATCCCTCCGCCCATGTACGAGGACTCTGATCGGCCACGTTCTCCACCTGCACCGACCAGTTCCTTCCTGTCTAACATGGG AGGTACCGTCGCGCACAAAATCATGCAAAAGTACGGCTTCAAGGAAGGCCAGGGCCTTGGGAAGCACGAGCAAGGCCTGAGCACGGCGCTGTCTGTGGAGAAGACCAGCAAAAGAGGCGGCAAGATCATCATCGGGGACGCTGCGGAGAAGG CAGCAGGACCACTCCCACCAAGTGCTGTTGACATTGGAGGAACAG ACTCCAAGAAGTCTGATGCCAACCCGCTCACAGAGATTCTCAAATGCCCGACCAAAGTGGTCCTGCTGAGG AACATGGTGGGCAGAGGAGAGGTGGATGAAGACCTGGAGGGAGAGACCAAAGAAGAGTGCGAGAAATACGGCAAAgtgattaaatgtgtcatttttgaG ATTGCAGAAGTTCCAGACGACGAAGCCGTCAGGATATTCTTGGAGTTTGAAAGGGTGGAGTCGGCTATCAAAG
- the rbm17 gene encoding splicing factor 45 isoform X4, producing MSLYDDLGVGASDTKTEGWSKNFKLLQSQLKVKKATLTQAKTHRTKQTTVLAPVIDLKRGGPSEDRPVVDTPPHIAVGIKDPVPSGFSSGDVLIPLADEYDPMFPNDYEKVMKRHRDERQRQREQERLKEIEDREKKRKERHEGGAPTGFSRFPAAEEDSDEEDDFEKERRKRSMGGAAIAPPSSLVDRDGPPSFSYEDEGRPARGSKAAIPPPMYEDSDRPRSPPAPTSSFLSNMGGTVAHKIMQKYGFKEGQGLGKHEQGLSTALSVEKTSKRGGKIIIGDAAEKAGPLPPSAVDIGGTDSKKSDANPLTEILKCPTKVVLLRNMVGRGEVDEDLEGETKEECEKYGKVIKCVIFEIAEVPDDEAVRIFLEFERVESAIKAVVDLNGRYFGGRVVKACFYNQDKFQVYKLGE from the exons ATGTCGCTGTATGATGACCTTGGCGTGGGTGCCAGTGACACCAAAACCGAAGGATGGTCCAAAAACTTCAAGCTCCTGCAATCCCAGCTGAAGGTGAAGAAGGCAACACTGACCCAAGCTAAG ACTCATCGGACCAAGCAGACGACCGTCTTGGCTCCGGTCATCGATTTGAAGCGAGGAGGCCCCAGTGAAGATAGGCCGGTCGTAGACACACCTCCACATATTGCTGTTGGCATTAAG GATCCGGTGCCCAGCGGCTTCTCATCTGGAGATGTGCTGATCCCGCTCGCAGACGAGTACGATCCGATGTTTCCTAACGACTACGAGAAGGTGATGAAGCGGCACAGGGATGAACGGCAGCGTCAGAGGGAGCAGGAGAGGCTGAAGGAGATAGAGGACAGAGAAAA AAAACGAAAAGAAAGACACGAAGGAGGGGCGCCGACTGGCTTCTCCAGATTCCCAGCAGCAGAGGAAGACTCTGATGAGGAGGATGATTTCGAGAAAGAGCGGCGGAAACGAA GTATGGGTGGTGCTGCCATTGCCCCGCCTTCATCGCTTGTGGACAGAGATG GCCCACCCTCATTCTCGTATGAGGACGAGGGTCGCCCCGCCAGAGGCTCAAAGGCCGCCATCCCTCCGCCCATGTACGAGGACTCTGATCGGCCACGTTCTCCACCTGCACCGACCAGTTCCTTCCTGTCTAACATGGG AGGTACCGTCGCGCACAAAATCATGCAAAAGTACGGCTTCAAGGAAGGCCAGGGCCTTGGGAAGCACGAGCAAGGCCTGAGCACGGCGCTGTCTGTGGAGAAGACCAGCAAAAGAGGCGGCAAGATCATCATCGGGGACGCTGCGGAGAAGG CAGGACCACTCCCACCAAGTGCTGTTGACATTGGAGGAACAG ACTCCAAGAAGTCTGATGCCAACCCGCTCACAGAGATTCTCAAATGCCCGACCAAAGTGGTCCTGCTGAGG AACATGGTGGGCAGAGGAGAGGTGGATGAAGACCTGGAGGGAGAGACCAAAGAAGAGTGCGAGAAATACGGCAAAgtgattaaatgtgtcatttttgaG ATTGCAGAAGTTCCAGACGACGAAGCCGTCAGGATATTCTTGGAGTTTGAAAGGGTGGAGTCGGCTATCAAAG
- the rbm17 gene encoding splicing factor 45 isoform X1, with amino-acid sequence MSLYDDLGVGASDTKTEGWSKNFKLLQSQLKVKKATLTQAKTHRTKQTTVLAPVIDLKRGGPSEDRPVVDTPPHIAVGIKDPVPSGFSSGDVLIPLADEYDPMFPNDYEKVMKRHRDERQRQREQERLKEIEDREKKRKERHEGGAPTGFSRFPAAEEDSDEEDDFEKERRKRSMGGAAIAPPSSLVDRDGPPSFSYEDEGRPARGSKAAIPPPMYEDSDRPRSPPAPTSSFLSNMGGTVAHKIMQKYGFKEGQGLGKHEQGLSTALSVEKTSKRGGKIIIGDAAEKAAGPLPPSAVDIGGTADSKKSDANPLTEILKCPTKVVLLRNMVGRGEVDEDLEGETKEECEKYGKVIKCVIFEIAEVPDDEAVRIFLEFERVESAIKAVVDLNGRYFGGRVVKACFYNQDKFQVYKLGE; translated from the exons ATGTCGCTGTATGATGACCTTGGCGTGGGTGCCAGTGACACCAAAACCGAAGGATGGTCCAAAAACTTCAAGCTCCTGCAATCCCAGCTGAAGGTGAAGAAGGCAACACTGACCCAAGCTAAG ACTCATCGGACCAAGCAGACGACCGTCTTGGCTCCGGTCATCGATTTGAAGCGAGGAGGCCCCAGTGAAGATAGGCCGGTCGTAGACACACCTCCACATATTGCTGTTGGCATTAAG GATCCGGTGCCCAGCGGCTTCTCATCTGGAGATGTGCTGATCCCGCTCGCAGACGAGTACGATCCGATGTTTCCTAACGACTACGAGAAGGTGATGAAGCGGCACAGGGATGAACGGCAGCGTCAGAGGGAGCAGGAGAGGCTGAAGGAGATAGAGGACAGAGAAAA AAAACGAAAAGAAAGACACGAAGGAGGGGCGCCGACTGGCTTCTCCAGATTCCCAGCAGCAGAGGAAGACTCTGATGAGGAGGATGATTTCGAGAAAGAGCGGCGGAAACGAA GTATGGGTGGTGCTGCCATTGCCCCGCCTTCATCGCTTGTGGACAGAGATG GCCCACCCTCATTCTCGTATGAGGACGAGGGTCGCCCCGCCAGAGGCTCAAAGGCCGCCATCCCTCCGCCCATGTACGAGGACTCTGATCGGCCACGTTCTCCACCTGCACCGACCAGTTCCTTCCTGTCTAACATGGG AGGTACCGTCGCGCACAAAATCATGCAAAAGTACGGCTTCAAGGAAGGCCAGGGCCTTGGGAAGCACGAGCAAGGCCTGAGCACGGCGCTGTCTGTGGAGAAGACCAGCAAAAGAGGCGGCAAGATCATCATCGGGGACGCTGCGGAGAAGG CAGCAGGACCACTCCCACCAAGTGCTGTTGACATTGGAGGAACAG CAGACTCCAAGAAGTCTGATGCCAACCCGCTCACAGAGATTCTCAAATGCCCGACCAAAGTGGTCCTGCTGAGG AACATGGTGGGCAGAGGAGAGGTGGATGAAGACCTGGAGGGAGAGACCAAAGAAGAGTGCGAGAAATACGGCAAAgtgattaaatgtgtcatttttgaG ATTGCAGAAGTTCCAGACGACGAAGCCGTCAGGATATTCTTGGAGTTTGAAAGGGTGGAGTCGGCTATCAAAG
- the rbm17 gene encoding splicing factor 45 isoform X2 yields MSLYDDLGVGASDTKTEGWSKNFKLLQSQLKVKKATLTQAKTHRTKQTTVLAPVIDLKRGGPSEDRPVVDTPPHIAVGIKDPVPSGFSSGDVLIPLADEYDPMFPNDYEKVMKRHRDERQRQREQERLKEIEDREKKRKERHEGGAPTGFSRFPAAEEDSDEEDDFEKERRKRSMGGAAIAPPSSLVDRDGPPSFSYEDEGRPARGSKAAIPPPMYEDSDRPRSPPAPTSSFLSNMGGTVAHKIMQKYGFKEGQGLGKHEQGLSTALSVEKTSKRGGKIIIGDAAEKAGPLPPSAVDIGGTADSKKSDANPLTEILKCPTKVVLLRNMVGRGEVDEDLEGETKEECEKYGKVIKCVIFEIAEVPDDEAVRIFLEFERVESAIKAVVDLNGRYFGGRVVKACFYNQDKFQVYKLGE; encoded by the exons ATGTCGCTGTATGATGACCTTGGCGTGGGTGCCAGTGACACCAAAACCGAAGGATGGTCCAAAAACTTCAAGCTCCTGCAATCCCAGCTGAAGGTGAAGAAGGCAACACTGACCCAAGCTAAG ACTCATCGGACCAAGCAGACGACCGTCTTGGCTCCGGTCATCGATTTGAAGCGAGGAGGCCCCAGTGAAGATAGGCCGGTCGTAGACACACCTCCACATATTGCTGTTGGCATTAAG GATCCGGTGCCCAGCGGCTTCTCATCTGGAGATGTGCTGATCCCGCTCGCAGACGAGTACGATCCGATGTTTCCTAACGACTACGAGAAGGTGATGAAGCGGCACAGGGATGAACGGCAGCGTCAGAGGGAGCAGGAGAGGCTGAAGGAGATAGAGGACAGAGAAAA AAAACGAAAAGAAAGACACGAAGGAGGGGCGCCGACTGGCTTCTCCAGATTCCCAGCAGCAGAGGAAGACTCTGATGAGGAGGATGATTTCGAGAAAGAGCGGCGGAAACGAA GTATGGGTGGTGCTGCCATTGCCCCGCCTTCATCGCTTGTGGACAGAGATG GCCCACCCTCATTCTCGTATGAGGACGAGGGTCGCCCCGCCAGAGGCTCAAAGGCCGCCATCCCTCCGCCCATGTACGAGGACTCTGATCGGCCACGTTCTCCACCTGCACCGACCAGTTCCTTCCTGTCTAACATGGG AGGTACCGTCGCGCACAAAATCATGCAAAAGTACGGCTTCAAGGAAGGCCAGGGCCTTGGGAAGCACGAGCAAGGCCTGAGCACGGCGCTGTCTGTGGAGAAGACCAGCAAAAGAGGCGGCAAGATCATCATCGGGGACGCTGCGGAGAAGG CAGGACCACTCCCACCAAGTGCTGTTGACATTGGAGGAACAG CAGACTCCAAGAAGTCTGATGCCAACCCGCTCACAGAGATTCTCAAATGCCCGACCAAAGTGGTCCTGCTGAGG AACATGGTGGGCAGAGGAGAGGTGGATGAAGACCTGGAGGGAGAGACCAAAGAAGAGTGCGAGAAATACGGCAAAgtgattaaatgtgtcatttttgaG ATTGCAGAAGTTCCAGACGACGAAGCCGTCAGGATATTCTTGGAGTTTGAAAGGGTGGAGTCGGCTATCAAAG